The following proteins are encoded in a genomic region of Lemur catta isolate mLemCat1 chromosome 10, mLemCat1.pri, whole genome shotgun sequence:
- the TBC1D2 gene encoding TBC1 domain family member 2A isoform X6 — protein MEAYRTQNRFLNSEIHQVTKIWRKVAEKQKALLVKCAYLQARNCQVESKYLAGLRRLQEAVGDEASECVELLRQLTQEALQWEAGEASDGVEMSPISEYDEYGFLRVPDYEVEDLKLLAKIQALEVHSRHLLSLEAVERPLRERWAALAELVPSAELKQLLRAGVPHEHRPRVWRWLVHHRTQHLHAPGCYQELLSRSQASKHPAARQIELDLNRTFPNNKHFTCPTSGFPDKLRRVLLAFSWQNPTIGYCQGLNRLAAIALLVLDEEESAFWCLVAIVETIMPPDYYSKTLMASQVDQRVLQDLCSEKLPRLMAHLGQHHVDLSLITFNWFLVVFADSLISDILFRVWDAFLYEGTKVVFRYALAIFKYNEEEILRLQDGLEIYQYLRLFTKTICNSRKLMNIAFNDMNPFSMKQLQQLRTAHQERLESELRELERLKAEYLQRRASRGRAVPEGCASEDEGDGEA, from the exons ATGGAAGCCTACCGGACCCAGAACCGCTTCCTGAACTCCGAGATCCACCAGGTCACCAAGATCTGGAGGAAGGTGGCAGAGAAGCAGAAGGCCCTCCTGGTGAAG TGCGCCTACCTGCAAGCCAGGAACTGCCAGGTGGAGAGCAAGTACCTGGCGGGGCTGCGGAGGCTGCAGGAGGCCGTGGGGGACGAGGCCAGCGAGTGCGTGGAGCTGCTGAGGCAGCTCACCCAGGAGGCGCTGCAGTGGGAAGCCGGCGAGGCCTCTGACGGCGTGGAGATGAGCCCCATCAG TGAGTATGATGAGTATGGCTTCCTGAGGGTGCCCGACTACGAGGTAGAAGACCTGAAGCTGCTGGCTAAGATCCAGGCGCTGGAGGTACACTCCCGCCACCTGCTGTCCCTCGAGGCCGTGGAGCGGCCGCTGCGGGAACGCTGGGCTGCCCTGGCTGAGCTCGTGCCCTCGGCCGAGCTGAAGCAGCTGCTGCGGGCAGGAGTGCCCCACGAACACCGGCCACGCGTCTGGAGGTGGCTGGTCCACCACCGCACCCAGCACCTACACGCTCCCGGCTGCTACCAGGAGCTGCTGAGCCGGAGCCAGGCCAGCAAGCACCCTGCTGCCCGCCAGATCGAGCTGGACCTGAACCGTACCTTCCCCAACAACAAGCACTTCACCTGCCCCACCTCCGGCTTCCCCGACAAGCTCCGCCGGGTGCTGCTGGCCTTCTCCTGGCAGAACCCCACCATCGGCTACTGCCAGGGCCTGAACAG GCTGGCGGCCATCGCTCTGCTGGTCCTAGACGAGGAGGAGAGCGCCTTCTGGTGCCTGGTGGCCATCGTGGAGACCATAATGCCCCCCGATTACTACAGCAAGACACTGATGGCGTCCCAG GTGGACCAGCGGGTGCTCCAGGACCTCTGCTCAGAGAAGCTGCCCAGGTTGATGGCCCACCTGGGGCAGCACCACGTGGACCTCTCCCTCATCACCTTCAACTGGTTCCTCGTGGTCTTTGCAGACAGTCTCATCAGCGACATCCTCTTCCGGGTCTGGGATGCCTTCCTGTATGAGGGGACCAAG GTGGTGTTCCGCTATGCCTTGGCCATTTTCAAGTACAACGAGGAGGAGATCCTGAGGCTGCAGGACGGGCTGGAGATCTACCAGTACCTGCGCCTCTTCACCAAGACCATTTGCAACAGCCG GAAGCTGATGAACATCGCCTTCAATGACATGAACCCCTTTTCCATGAAACAGCTGCAGCAGCTGCGGACGGCCCACCAGGAGCGGCTGGAGTCTGAGCTGCGGGAGCTGGAGCGGCTCAAGGCCGAGTACTTGCAGAGGCGGGCGTCCCGGGGCAGAGCAGTGCCCGAGGGCTGCGCCAGTGAGGACGAGGGGGACGGGGAGGCCTGA